The Fusarium graminearum PH-1 chromosome 2, whole genome shotgun sequence genome includes a region encoding these proteins:
- a CDS encoding pre-mRNA splicing factor cwc24, whose translation MADSTTEPQAPVAVFKKRGAKGKANIRKRPATPPPADSDDSDYSSSEDESGQRVKRRKKTATVTASSKDLTSGKKDFSATIYSADRSVPITSTNDATKHSDWYEEDKNELSAKNLLGSTRGPTKDSQPDGTYKGLANQTSFIQKNPDAPQRAKGPVKAATNIRTITVMDFKPDICKDYKKTGHCGFGDSCIFLHDRTDVKQGWQLDKEWEEVTKGKKNLGGTIIGSSSRDKKEQAPEDEAEIAMLEKIPFACIICEGPYREPIVTRCGHYFCEPCALKRYRKDPTCASCGAGTNGVFNSAKKLKKLLEKKKEREEKKKKAEEEAADEE comes from the coding sequence ATGGCAGATTCAACTACAGAACCCCAAGCCCCAGTGGCTGTAttcaagaagagaggcgcaaaaggcaaagcaaacATTCGAAAGCGACCTgcgacaccaccaccagccGATAGCGACGACAGCGACTACTCGTCGTCGGAGGACGAGTCTGGACAGCGCGTCAAGCGGCGCAAAAAGACCGCTACCGTCACAGCATCTTCCAAAGACCTGACTTCAGGGAAGAAGGATTTCTCGGCTACGATCTACTCGGCGGACCGTAGCGTACCTATCACAAGCACGAACGACGCGACAAAACACAGCGACTGGtacgaagaagacaagaatgaGCTCTCAGCAAAGAACCTCCTAGGCTCAACAAGAGGTCCAACGAAAGATTCACAACCAGATGGAACATACAAGGGACTCGCGAACCAGACATCATTCATTCAGAAAAATCCCGATGCGCCCCAACGAGCGAAAGGCCCCGTCAAGGCCGCCACAAATATTCGAACCATCACTGTCATGGACTTCAAGCCTGATATCTGCAAGGACTACAAAAAGACTGGCCACTGTGGATTTGGTGACAGTTGTATCTTCCTCCACGATCGAACAGACGTCAAACAAGGCTGGCAGCTCGACAAGGAATGGGAGGAAGTCAcaaagggcaagaagaacctgGGCGGCACCATCATTGGGAGCTCCAGCCGTGATAAGAAAGAACAAGCCCCAGAGGACGAGGCAGAGATAGCAATGCTGGAGAAGATTCCGTTTGCATGCATCATCTGTGAGGGGCCATATAGGGAACCGATCGTGACGAGGTGTGGACACTACTTTTGCGAGCCATGTGCTCTGAAGCGATACAGAAAAGACCCAACATGTGCATCATGTGGAGCCGGTACAAACGGAGTATTCAACTCAGCtaagaagctgaagaaattactagagaagaagaaggaacgtgaagagaaaaagaagaaggcagaggaggaggcggccGACGAGGAATGA